One window of Quercus robur chromosome 5, dhQueRobu3.1, whole genome shotgun sequence genomic DNA carries:
- the LOC126726274 gene encoding uncharacterized protein LOC126726274, with the protein MGGGFRVLHLVRPFLSFLPEVQSADRKIPFREKVIYTVISLFIFLVCSQLPLYGIHSTTGADPFYWMRVILASNRGTVMELGITPIVTSGLVMQLLAGSKIIEVDNSVREDRALLNGAQKLLGILIAVGEAVAYVLSGMYGSVGQLGVGNAILIIIQLCFAGIIVICLDELLQKGYGLGSGISLFIATNICENIIWKAFSPTTINSGRGAEFEGAVIALFHLLITRSDKVRALREAFYRQNLPNVTNLLATVLIFLIVIYFQGFRVVLPVRSKNARGQQGSYPIKLFYTSNMPIILQSALVSNLYFISQLLYRKYSGNFIVNLLGKWKESEYSGGQYIPVGGLAYYVTAPASLADMAANPFHALFYLVFMLSACALFSKTWIEVSGSSARDVAKQLKEQQMVMPGHRDSNLQKELNRYIPTAAAFGGICIGALTVLADFMGAIGSGTGILLAVTIIYQYFETFEKERASELGFFGF; encoded by the exons ATGGGAGGAGGATTTAGAGTGTTGCATCTGGTCAGACCGTTTCTCTCATTTTTGCCAGAAGTTCAGAGTGCTGACAGGAAAATTCCCTTCAGAGAGAAGGTCATTTACACTGTCATTTCGCTTTTCATCTTTCTCGTTTGCAGTCAGCTTCCTCTTTATGGCATACACTCAACAACGGGTGCTGATCCATTCTATTGGATGCGTGTTATTCTTGCATCAAACCGTGGGACTGTGATGGAGCTTGGAATTACACCTATTGTGACTTCTGGGCTAGTGATGCAACTCTTGGCTGGGTCCAAGATCATTGAAGTGGACAACAGTGTCCGCGAGGATCGTGCCCTCTT AAATGGGGCACAAAAGTTGTTAGGCATCCTGATTGCTGTTGGTGAAGCAGTTGCCTATGTCCTATCTGGGATGTATGGCAGTGTTGGTCAACTCGGTGTGGGCAATGCTATTCTTATAATTATTCAACTTTGCTTTGCCGGAATTATTGTGATATGCCTAGATGAACTTCTCCAGAAGGGATACGGTCTGGGGTCTGGGATCTCTCTCTTCATAGCGACCAACATCTG TGAAAACATTATTTGGAAAGCCTTTAGCCCCACAACCATTAACAGTGGCCGGGGGGCTGAATTTGAAGGTGCTGTTATTGCTTTGTTCCATCTACTGATCACTAGGAGTGACAAAGTTCGTGCTCTTCGAGAAGCTTTTTACCGGCAAAACCTGCCAAATGTTACTAATTTGCTTGCTACGGTCTTGATCTTCCTTATTGTCATCTACTTCCAAGGTTTCCGTGTAGTTCTGCCAGTTAGATCAAAGAACGCTCGTGGACAACAGGGCTCATATCCAATTAAGCTTTTCTACACCTCCAACATGCCTATCATTCTCCAATCTGCCCTTGTGTCAAATCTCTATTTCATCTCCCAG TTGCTATACAGGAAGTACAGTGGAAATTTCATCGTAAATCTGTTGGGAAAGTGGAAGGAATCTGAATATTCAGGTGGCCAGTATATTCCAGTTGGTGGTCTTGCTTACTATGTCACTGCACCAGCAAG TTTGGCAGATATGGCAGCCAATCCATTCCATGCTCTATTCTATTTGGTGTTTATGCTTTCAGCTTGTGCCCTATTCTCTAAAACCTGGATTGAAGTATCTGGGTCTTCTGCCCGAGATGTTGCTAAACAGCTCAAG GAACAACAAATGGTGATGCCTGGACATCGTGATTCAAACTTACAGAAGGAGCTGAATCGCTACATACCTACTGCAGCCGCATTTGGTGGAATATGCATTGGTGCACTTACAGTGCTGGCAGATTTCATGGGGGCAATTGGCTCAGGAACTGGAATATTACTTGCGGTTACAATCATCTATCAGTACTTTGAGACATTTGAGAAGGAGAGAGCCAGTGAACTTGGCTTCTTTGGCTTTTAA